A stretch of DNA from Nitrosopumilus zosterae:
AGACGTGATTCCTTTATTTACACACAAGTTCATCTCATTGATTTGTTCCTGTGTAAAAATCGAAGCATGAATTGCATAATCGACATAGTGATTTTTAGATGCAGCATCAAGCTGTGCTTGCAATGACTTGCTGAACGGATCTCCCAGTCGAAGCATCCTCATCATGGTTGTTATTCCGCCTATAGCTGCTGCATGAGACTCAGTTTTTGCAGCTTCATTAATTGGAGAGTAAACACCATAATGAACATGAGGATCAATCGGACCTGGAACTGAAATCAATCCATTGCCATTAATTTTTTCATCACACGCAGGAGTATCATGAGTGAATCCAATAATTTTTCCTTCATCAATTATGATGTTTTTGTCAACCATTCCCTGAGGCAAAATAATGTGAGTGTCTGTAATCACAGTATCATACGTCATCTGAAAACATTATTCTTTGCAGTCTATTATGCGTTGAGAAAATGAATAAAAGTACAGCTCAAAGAGGTATTACGTTGGGCCGGTGATTTAGGGGTATAATGCCTCGTTCGCAACGAGGATGTCGAGGGTTCGATTCTCTCCCGGTCCACCATTACTTAATTAAATTTCTCGTGAACTAAGGTTTGTACTTAATCTGTTAAATTAGCAGGCATTGAAATTATTGGTTTTGCAAATATACGACAATAGAGAAATATTCCTAAAATCTCTACTTGTTCTACTAGTAAAATAAAATACAAATGCTCTAACCATCCTCCTGAAAACTCATTCATTATAGCATATGTAATTGAAAATGCATAATCAAATGTAGAATAAAGTCGATTATCAGAATCATAAATTATTTTAATATTTTTTAGATTATTTGGAGTTATTTGTTCAAAGTCATTTTTTAAAACAATTGCATCATAAAATAGAGCCTTGTCCTCAGAAAAAACAGATTCCCCCCGTTCCATGAAAAACATGGTACTGCCAAAATACAACAAAGATAGAACAGATATTCCAATTACAAATTTGCCAGTCTTTCCAAAAATTGTTTTTTTCATCTGTTTTTCAAAAATAATCCCAATTCTTCCCAGCTTCCCTTTTTTAATTAAAATCAGTAAAATAATACCTAACCCAGAAACAAGTCCAAAATTACCTATCCACTGATCAGAAACATATTCCACAAAAAGCAATCTTAGAGGCAAAAATACCCCTAAAAGAAATCCGATCACAATTAGCTTTTCTTTAAAGTCACCTTTGCCCATAACCCTAACCCAGATACAATAGAGACTCATTCGGTTAAAACATTTCTAATAAAGTATATTCCAGATGTCTGTCAATCGTGATTTTGGTTTTAAAATCATTTTATGATAAATAAAACTTGTCAATTCAAAATCAAAAAAAATATAGTGTGGTCATAATAATTTCATAGTCATTCATCCATAAACATAATATTAAAAAAATTTTTGAATGTACAAAAGAAATTATTTGCAACCAGTAAAAATAGAATGTCTTCATCATAGGTATAAAAACAAACGGTGTACTAGAGGAATAATTTGAGTCAACATGAAAAGAAACGAATGAGAAAAAATAACTATCTCTTATTTTTACGATACGGAATTGAAATACACTTACTACAAAGATAAGATGGATCGGTGAGGAGATTAATACTAGCTTGTAGGTTATCTTTTGATTTACAGCACATACAAAATTTTTCTTTTGTTACTTTCTTTTTTTTCACTTTCATACTTTAACTCTCTTTTCATAATAATCTGCCCTTTAGCATTCATATGAACTCATTATTCGATACTGTTACCTCATCGTATCATACTAATATTAATTGAAACTCTCACCAAGTAACTTTCCTTTATTTCTTAGTTGTCAACATTGTTAGAATAGTATCAATCTCTTTTTGATCATAATCTTTGATTTTCTTTAGTTCATAAGTATAGGTTGATGGATTTGTCTTTATTTGTTCTAACACAATTTCTTGCAATTTGTAAAGCTCTTTGCGAGTATGTTTTGATGTGGCAAGATATCTTTCATCATATTCAAATATTGGAGATTTTTGGTTTTCCATGTCTTTTCTTAATAAAAAAATAAAAAAAGGTTTTGGTCTCCTACCAAATAGATTGTAGCACAGCTACAAGCTTAACTTTATCATTACCATAGATTGGTGTGTAAGCTACTGGAGATGGATAATCTTGTTGTATTGTTGTAGAACTTACTGTTTGTTGGAATGTACCATAATTGTGTACTAACCCATCATTACTGTTAGTAATGTAAGGAGTAAAATTCACATTTGCACCATTAGCACCATTTGCTAGGTAATATTGATACCAAGTGTGTGCATAATCAGCACCCCATGAGCCTACCAAAGCTTGAGAAAATCCATTTGGGTCTGCACTGGTGATTGTATCCCAGTTACCGTTTGCAGTTCCATAGAATCCCCATAGTTTGTAGTCAAAACCTACTTTGACTTTGACAGCATCATCACAAGAAGGACAAAATGACTGAATGGATTCAGAAGTTTCTTCGGGAGTATCATATTGTCTTTCTTCCTTAATGACCTCAAACTGTTCTTCAGTGTACAATCCTACAGAATTAAGAATTACCAAAAGGCGCTCTAACTGCTTTTGCATTCTATCTATTTTGTTAGGATTTTGTTCTGTCTCTAGTTGTTCCATGAGAGCAGTAGCTTTGTTGGCTATTTTTTCTACATATTCCTTGTCGACTTCTTCTGCAACTGCATAATTCATTCCAGAGAAAGGAAGGATCATTGCAGCAATCAAAGAAGCAAACAATATTGTTTTGATTGTTTTTGTAGTCATTACTAATCCCAAGTTTGGAAATTGCTAATAAGACAAACGCACTACATGGTACGTACTGATCAGTACGTAATATTTTTAAGCTAACAAATGTGTCTGTTGTATTTTAACAGAATTGAGATCTTCACTTGCCAGAATTCTTTTTTTGCAAAATAAAATTCCCTCAGCAGAAAGATGTATTGAACTTGCATGTTTAAGATCAACACCTAATTCAAATTCAACAAAGCCCATCTTTGTGTGAAGCCATTTAAGATAACGCATGCAGCTTGTGTATTTCAGTCCAGATTTTGACGTAATCTGAGATTTCTTTAGCGAACCATTCTCATAAAAAGCAAGCATGATTCTCTCAACTACGGACCAATTTATGATATCCATTTCTTTGATATTAGAGTTGATTTTTTGATCCATTTCTTATCCTCCCAGAGTATTATTTTCATATTTTTGAGCATATAAAACATTACTGATGCGTTCTATGTACTACAATGATTTGCAAGGATCATCATATAGGAGAGGGGTAATTTTATAATCAGATAATCAGATTTTGTCCGATCTGAAATATACAATAAAATCGTATCCATAATTTTAAGATATTTATATACTCATAATGTCATATTCTAAGAATTAAATAAAAGATTTATGTGAAAATAATTGCTTTGCTGGAATTCAGATGCAAGACATGTGGCGTGACTTTGACCAGTGAGGGGTTTCTGAGAAGGCATTGCAAAGTGGTGCATAAAGAAAACAATGATTCTTGTTTTTAACAAAATAACGAGTGGTGAGAAACAAATATTTCACTTAGACATTTTTCCAATTATTTTAGGCATATACTATATCCAGAAATTAATTTAATATGATTATATTCTAAAGGATCACTTTTTATTTCAATTTGCTAATCACAGCCTATGGCTGAAGTTAGTACTACTAAAAATTTTAGAGCATTTCTCCATCATTTAGATCGAGAAATTAATGCAACAAAACCCTATAGATATTTAGTAATTGAAGCATTACTCAATTCATACCCAAATCCATTATTGAAGAAAAATATTTCAGATTATCTACGAAATAATCTAAAAACAAATGAACCATTTGAACATTATAACATTTGGTCTCAATTAACTGATAAGGATGAGTTAATAGTTGAAACTGAAAATGGATTTAAACTTAATATTGAAAACATATCAAATAATGAAAAAAATAGTTTGTTAAAAATTTGTATGAAAAGAATTTCAAATGTGGACACGGACTATAAACAAAATCTAAAACAACCTCAAGCATTTTCTACACCTAGTATAAATAATTATAATTTAACTCAACCAGATAGAAATATTTCCAGAATTGGATACTATTTAGTTCGTTTTAGAAATAACAGTATAAGATATGGTGATTTTACCAAATTAGATAAAATTCAAAAACACAGTTTGAATTTGTCCAGAAATAAAATGAAACATTTCAAAATTAATGATAATAATAGAAATCTAGCAATTCTGTACGATACCAAAGCAAGTCAAATTAGAATTTGGGGAAGGGCTGAAATGGTACAAAAGTCACAATTTTCTCATACAACACCAAATATTACATTTAAAAATTTTGAACCACTTTTACAAAAAGATGGAATAATTATTCCAAAATGGCTTTTACAACATGATAAGAGAGAATCTATGTTTGGAAATAAACCTATTCTAGTAATTAATAAAAATGATTTTGATCGAATATTAAATTCTGCTGTGGAACAAGAAGATCTTTTTCCAACAGACAATACTTCTGATTCAGATCAATCAAGAAAAACAAATATAGAAAATTCTAAAGATGGTAAAGCAGTTACTTCAGAATCACAAATGAATGATTCAACTGCAAATGTGTTTGAAGATGGAGATGGTAATGAGTTTATAGAACAAATAAAACATTTAGAAAATATACCATTAGAAATACCTAATAAAGAAGTATTAGAGAATGGTATTAAAGAAATTCAAAAAAGTCTTTTAATTGACTCAAAAACAATAAAAGAAATTGTTATTCATTTAACTAGCGGACGTAATATTTTACTTGCAGGCCCTGTAGGAACTGGAAAAACACATCTTTCTAAATTAATTCCTAAAATATTTTGGCAAAAAGAAGGAAAAGGATTCGATGTTAAAGTATACACTGCATCAAATGAATGGAATGTAAGTGATGTAATTGGAGGAATTGTGCCACGTATGCAAAACGGAAAACCAATAGTGAAAATTCAACGTGGTTGTGTTACTGATACAATTAAACGAAATTGGGACAATAAAATTTTTGGGAATCAATCTCCATTTCGTGGAACATGGTTAATAATCGATGAATTTAATCGTGCTGATATTGACAAATCATTTGGGCAATTATTTACATCGCTAGAATCAAAAGTTCTTCGTGTACTTGATGATAAAAACCCCACATTAATTGAAATGCAAATCCCTCTCGATTATAGGATAATAGGAACACTAAATACATCAGACAAGCATTATTTATTCAAATTATCTGATGCATTAAAAAGAAGATTTGCATATATTGAAGTAAAAACACCATTACGAAAGGATGCTGAACATGAAATTTATTTTGCGCTATCAAGAGCACTTGATGAACTTCCTTCTGATGTTTCATCATTAATACAATTAAATTCAAATGAAGAGAAAGTTAGCAACGAACAATCCAATAATCAATTATATTTGGCAATAAGAAGTGCATATGAAATTCTATCGTTTGTTAGAATTATAAAAGATATGGGAACAGCAATTCTAAAATCAATTTATCAATCTATGTTGATTGGAACACAAATCAGCGGATATGACAATTCCATTTTAGACATATCCTTATGTGGAATTATAATACCACAATTAGAAAAAATTGAAGCTACAAATATTGAAGTTTTGTTACAATTTTGTTTTGATGATGTACATAGTTTCTTCCATAGAAAATATGATGGTACAGATGATGAAGATCGACAAAAATATGTAGAAGAATTTGAATTTTATTTGAAATATCTTCAAATCTCAGAGATTGAAAAATTAAAACAAGGTTTTTCAAGAAAAAACCTATCAAAAGAAAATTGGGATAGGATATTAGATAAATGGAGAATACAAAAATCAAAAAATCAAATTCCAAAAGATCTACCGTTATTTAGAGATGCGTTAAAAGAACTGAAAAAAACATTTGAATTTTTATGAACAGATTAGAAATAATTAAAGAAATTCATGATTTAACAATAAAAGAAAAGAAAAAGAAAATTCGTGAACAAATTAGAGGTAGATTAATTAATAAAAATTTCATAAATTCAGAAAAATCATTTTTTGACGAGTGGGGCAAATCTGAAAACAAAGTTACAGGAGAACAATGGCATCAATTTGTAAGATTAGCAACAAATTTTGATGAATTTATGTATATGTTTCAAAGAGTGAATTGTCTTGTATCACGTTATAGAAAATCCACAGATGGGTATTTTAAAGCAAAATTTCAATCAGGGATAGCTGAATTACCGGATAGATCTTCAGAATTACAACAGATTTTTACTTTTAGTCGAGAATATTTTGAAATATATAAAAAAATTATTAATCGAATGAATTTTGGACAAAATAAAATTGATTTTACTGGAGCAATTAGAGGGAAAATAAATTGGAGTGAAACAATAAAAAATTCATATACAAATTTTCCTTCATCGTTTAAAACTTATGAATGGAAAAGAAAATTTGATGTGCCAGAGAATGTATTATTGGTTTGGATTTGTATTTGGTTAAATAAACAAATTGAAAAATTATTACAAGAAAATTTTAAAGATCCATTAGATTTTGATGAAATAAAAAAATTAAAAGAAATATCTCTTAATTGTAAAAAAATTATTAAGTTTTTTCCATTTCAAGAAGTAATACAAACGGTAAGAGATAACTTTAGTTTAGATATAAAAAGTAAAAAAATACATGTGTTAGAATTAGAAATTAAAAATAGAATTAAAGAGGGACATATAGAAAATGAATCCTATTCAAAACTTCTAAAATGGTTTAGAAAAGTTAAAGGATTTAATTTTCCAAATATAAGAAAGAAAGACAGATCAGGTAAATTTCTTCGTGAAGCAACTAAAAATATTGATGAAATGTATGAAATATGGATATTTTTTGAGATATTGCATTATTTTACTAAATATGTAGATGTGAAACTTGAATTAAATTCAATGCCTCACTTCCTTCAATTTACTCTAAATCATCAGGAAGTGAAATTATATTATGAAAAAACTTTTGTTGAAGATGAAAGTTTTGCATGGGTAAATACACATGAGCCAGATTTTACAATTCAAACAAACCAAGAAATAATTGGCGTATTAGACGCAAAGAATTATAATTTTCCAGATGAAGATGCACCAAAAAACAAAATCTTAGCATACATGACTAATTTAGGAACTGGTTATGGCGGTATAATATGGCCTAAAGATTCAATGGAGTATATTTTTCCTAGAAATAATAAATCAGATTCTACAAAATATCATAAAAATCTCAAACTTGTGTTTTATTCATTAAATCCTAATACCATTATGAATCAAACAAATATTCTAGAAACAGTTTTAGAAAAAATTTATTTGGAAATTAGAAATAGATTAGAATCTGCAACAAAATGTCCAAAATGTGGAATAGTTGCAATAGGTAATTCAGAGATAGAACGATTATTTGGATACAGAAAAATGGGTGAAATCACCAGAGTTCAGTCATGGTGTAGAGAGTGCAGAAGTTTATAATTCAAATTATTGTATAATGAGATTAAAAAAATGAAATTTCAATTAACAAGAACCTCATTACTATCTCTTCTGCAACAGATAAGGTACCACTAAAATCCAAAATTACATCTTTTATTTTCTGGAATTTTACATTTTTTTAAACTCTGCTTTTTTTCAGGTTTGATATTAGAGAGAATTTACATTCTATAAAATATTAGGTTTAGTTACGCATAATTTTTACGTTTGAGTATTTGTTGTGTAAAAAGTGTTCAAAATGAAAAAATTGGCTAAAGAAAATTGTATATAATAATCTTAAATAGAATAAAGATATAGATTATTGTTTAGAGATCACCTATTTGTTAAAACTTTATGAGAGAATCAATTCACACATAAAACTGATAGTACAAAGCAGTTACAAACCGTAAAAGATTTGTCAATAATACTAAAGGTTGTCAATTCGGAAGTTGTTCATTTTGTATATTCAAAGGAAGATCCAAGGGAGTAAGTTCATGTTTGATTGTTCTAATTTCATATATACAATTTTGTAGTATTTGTTCCAATTGTTCTAGTTTTTTGTAATGTTCTTTTCTTAATTTACGGCGTGTTTCTTCAGATTTGTAGACATTATAATCTGTGTTGAATCTATGTCCACACTTACTACATTGCCCATCACTTCGTCTACAAGGGAATATCCATGCACATACAGGACATTGAACATTTCGTTTTTGTCTATCAAGATGATACCACATTCCACCCATGATAAAGATAACAATATAATAATTAAAAAATATTACTATATAACAAAAAATGGCAAATATTAAACTAATAAAAATATTATTATCTACCTAAGAATGTTTTTCATGCCTAATTAAAGATAAAAATTTAGTTATACACCTAACAAAGCGACAAACAGAGAATTTTTAAGCAAGGAAGAAGAGTAATAGTAAAGTGAGACCGGAGGGAATTTCGCCCTCAACTAATCCTCCGTCAATGGATTGCTTTGTAATTAAGCTACGGCCTCACTTTATTCTCACTTAACTAGTATTTATGTATATAAATTAAAAGAATGATCGTATATTTTAGCAAATTAATGAATTTAGGCATAAAATTTACTTGAAAAATGAAAAACATCATAAATAATCTGATCGACAATGTTTTATGTATGAAGAATATAATATGTATTGGAGGATAAAGTAAGAATAAATTACAAACCAAGAAATGAGTGAAAAAAAAGAAAAATCAAACCCCAAAATGGGAAAACGCTCTAAAGAGCATTTATTTCCGCGTGACACGTTAAAACGATCCTTAAACGTATCACACGCAATATGGGAACAGAATGGTGGGAATCCTTTCAACATTTTAGACTTAGCACCACAAGTAGGGTACTCACCAAATAGTAGTGGATTTCGAGTATTATTAGCATCGTCATTCAGATACGGATTAACGGAAGGCAGTCACATTACTAAAATTATTTCACTTACAAATCTAGGCAAATCTATTGTAGCACCATTAGAACAAACAGATGTTGGAAGTATGTTACGACAGGCTTTGTTACATAACGATTTGTTTGCAAAAGTATACAAACATTTTGACGGAAAACCCATACCAAAAAAAGAAGTTCTTCGAAATACGCTAGTACATGATCCTTCAATGGGCGGATTTGGGATTCCAAGAGAAGATGTAGAGTCATTCATAGACATATTCATACAAAATATAATAGATTATAATTTAGAACAAGATATTCGTGGTACAAATTATTTAAGATTAGACAAACTCAGTACGTCAAACAATATAGAAAGTGAAGATAAAGACATGCAAGATGTAGAATTTGAAGAAGAAGATGAAGAAAACAAAGAACAAAAACCAATAATTAAAGAACAGAAATTATCAGAAACAGAAACACCAAAAGTATTCATCTCACATAGCAAAAACAAGAAAATTTTAGAGCAAATTAAACAAATGTTACAGTTTGGAAAATTCGAATATGAGATTGCAATAGAAACAGAAACAACAGCTATTCCAATTCCTGAAAAAATTTTTGGTTTGATGCGAGAATGCACTTGTGCAGTGATAAATGTAAGTGCTGATGAATCAGAGAGAAAAGAAGATGGGAGTTATGGAGTAAATCCAAATGTCTTAATAGAAATAGGAGCAGCATTTCTAAGATATGATAAAAGAGTAATTTTATTGGTAGATAAAAAGGTAAAACTTCCCAGCAATTTACAAGGATTGTATCAAACATATTATGAAGGTAATGAGTTAAGTTGGGACACAGCTATGAAATTACAAGAATCATTGTCAAAGTTCAGAGACAATAAAACTAATGCAAAGATTGAATGAAAAAAGTAAATCACATACGTAATCGAAAAAGAGATGCCACATACCGTATCAATTCATCATTATACCTTTAATTTTTCTTTGAAAATCTTTCTGGGTTCTTTTTCCATACCATTTCTTCAAGGTTTCAGTGCCTTCATGTGACATTTCAGCAACCAGATTGTAATTGTAATCAGTTGCAATAAGCCACATTTGGATTCCAAAATGCCTAAAACCGTAATTGGCTCTGAAATAAAGTCCAAAATCTGATTTTTTAAAACCTATCATAGACAGGATTTTTTTGAAAAACTTGTTATCCCTAGCTACCGAACTAGTCAAAATTTTATCATATGTTTTAAATTCAAATTTAGTATCATTATCTTCCCAAAACAGATATTTTTTTCCTTGTGATACTCGTGTATTGTAAAATTGTTCTAATGGTTCAACAAATTCAGGATCCAAAATGTATTTATCAAAATCATCATGGGTTTTGTTTTCATGGACTTCAATGTGACATATTCTTCTAACGTAAGTGTAGATCTTATCACCTCTAAATTTTGCATATGATATAACTTTTTCATCAGTTAATTTTACACCATCTGTGCCTTCTACATATTCAACTATCTGGTCAATGAAATCCATTTTTGCCAATTCAATCAAGTAAACTGTAGAGGGTCGAACAAAAGTCCATGTCTTGACGCCAAATTTTAGATAATCTTCAATAGAGTAATGTTTTAACAGTAATTTTTTTGCTTGTACAATTTGTTCTGGTGTGATATGCAAGTCTGAGGATTTTTCTTTTGGTTTTTGTCCACTAATTCTTAATTTGATTCCCTCATCTTTGCTAATTTCTATCCCCAATCCATATTTTAGAGCGTGTCTTATTGCCTGTCTGTTTGACCAGCTAGGTTCACCATCAACAACATCATAATTGGCAACATCTATCAATGCATTAACCATATTTGGAATGATTTCTTTCCAATTTTCTTTGGTAATGTTATCAGGATGTATTTTGAATTTGGGTGTTACAAAACCCAATACAATTCTGGCAAATCGTGTCTGATTTTTATATTCAAATTTTGAATGATTGTTTCTAGTCCAATTTTTGAATAATTCAGTCTTGAAAATTTCATATTCTGAGCGTAACTGTTTTTGAATTGTGACAATTGTGTTTTTTTGCCCTGTTAATTGGTAATAGTTGGATCCAGCAACTTTGACAATTAATCCTTCATTTCGCATTGGATATAGATGATTTCTTGAAAATGCTTCTCTTGTTTGATGAAAGTGTTTTGATAATTCAGTAGGGGTATGTGGTTTTTTTAGAATTTTTAAAATTTCATTTCTAATATCGGCTTTTGAGATTATTACTCTACTCTTTCTTGAATGAGTAAGAGGAATTTTTGTACTTAGATCACTGTACAATCATCCCAACCCCTACTAGTGGGACTGAGATTAATCTCATAATTGTATATGAAAAGATTTTGACTCTTTCCCACTTGTTTTCTCAACAAAAAATGATAATCATGCAAGTTTTAAAATCTTACTGAAAAACGGTATCAGCAAAATGATAATCAGGCATCAATATAGGTAAAATTTGTAGAAATCGGTCAACGTATTACTTGATTCAAAACTTTCATGGAATCAGTGTCCGACAGTAGGAAGCCAAAATGAATTTGTTGAGAAAACATAGGGAATCCATACCATCGGACATTATTTTCATGACTTCATTTCTATAAAAAATGATGGATCATGTCATTTGACATGAAAAAGGCAATATCATGAGGCTTTCATTTTTTGAAAATGGTTTCCATTTTCATTTTTTCAAGTGTATGAACTATTTTGTGAGTTCACATTTTTCATTTGAATGAGCGTGTAATAATAAAAAATGATTATTTTTCAAAAGTGTGGGCTCATGAAAAAAATGGTTACAAAATGGAACGTAAAATGAGATTTTTGGTACATTTAATGGAGTGAAAAAACGTGGGAATGAAATATTTCGTGAACATTCACAAATGAAATCATTTTGTTAACATCACGCTATATGTCACGTTTTATGTCACGTTTTGTGCCTAAAAGACAGCAAAAAAGTGTTTCCAGAAACTATTATACATAAATAAAAAATATAATTATCATGGAAGTTTTTGACGGCAAAAAAGCTGCACAGGATTACATGTCAAAACATACTTTGGCGTTTTCAACTCCAGAACTAACTCTAATGAGATTTGCATTTTGGTTAGGTGATTCAGTACCAGATCCAAAAAACGAAGGAAAGGGAATTCCAAGAATGATGACATATTTGACTGAACAAGATTTTCAACCAGTACTTATTGATGATGATAAATACGAACCATCTGGTGCAGTTAGAAGTTCAGCAAGTGTTGGAAATGCGTACAAGGAAGTAAAAACAGATGGAAAGTTTTGTTCAGAATGCGGTACTAGTCTATCTGCTACGGCAAAGTTCTGTCCAGAATGCGGTACAACACAATAAACAGAAAATAATTTTTTGACTAGTTTTATGCTTTAGTTCCACACTTTGTGCAAAACTTTGCATTTGGTCTTAGATCAGCACCACATGAAGAACATCCATTCTCACTATGAGGAGTAGTTCGTCTTGGCATTAAAGATGGATCAGGTGAAGGCAAGGTTCCAACATCTCCAAACGCCTCTTTTGCAGAAACAATTCCTGGTGGACCACCACCTACTGGGTTTTGTGCAGTTCCTGCTCTTGGTGGCACCCCCATTCCTCCTGCCATCATACCAGGATTTCCCATGCCAGGCATCAAACCGGGAGACTGTGTAGTTCCAGAACCAGAACCCATTGATTTTTTCATTTCAAATATTACTTTGATTGCAAGAAATTCTAATGCAGAATATGCAACAGTGTAATCACCTAATTTTTGAAAGAATTCTTTGTCGCTGAGTTGTCCTTTTTTGTACATGTTGTTTGTATCTAGAAATGATTCGTAATAGCCCTGTGATTCATCAAACAGACTCTGCAGTTTATCAAACAGCATGTTTAGCGTATCGACTTCACCAAATGACATATTCTCACTTCATTTTTGGAATATTAATTACTTTAGGATCAAAAAAGAGGAAAACGTGTTTGAGTTTATGCAAGTGCTCTATCAATCATATTTTTGTATGATTCTTTAGAAGCTGCACCTACTTGTTGGCTTACTATTTCACCTTTGTTAAGGAGGATTAAGGTTGGAATACTAAAGACATTGTATTTAGATGCCAATTCATTGGCCTCATCAACATTAACCTTGACAAATTTAACTTTGCCATCATAGTCATTAGCCAATTCTTCAACTACTGGACCTACCATTCTACATGGACCACACCATTCGGCCCAAAAGTCTACAAATACAGGAATGTCAGAGTTTATCACATCGACTTCCCATGATTTTGCATCTGAAATTTGAGTAATTCCCATTGTAATGTTGGTGGGTCAAACGTACCTAAAAATGTTCACCAGAATTAACACCATATTTTTTGTTGTACAATAAAATTTCATATATACTTAAATGACGTTTTGGTAAAATCCAGATATGAGTTCAGAACAAAGATTAAAGAAATTACGAGGTTCTGGAGGCTATGTTATGGCCACA
This window harbors:
- a CDS encoding AAA family ATPase — translated: MAEVSTTKNFRAFLHHLDREINATKPYRYLVIEALLNSYPNPLLKKNISDYLRNNLKTNEPFEHYNIWSQLTDKDELIVETENGFKLNIENISNNEKNSLLKICMKRISNVDTDYKQNLKQPQAFSTPSINNYNLTQPDRNISRIGYYLVRFRNNSIRYGDFTKLDKIQKHSLNLSRNKMKHFKINDNNRNLAILYDTKASQIRIWGRAEMVQKSQFSHTTPNITFKNFEPLLQKDGIIIPKWLLQHDKRESMFGNKPILVINKNDFDRILNSAVEQEDLFPTDNTSDSDQSRKTNIENSKDGKAVTSESQMNDSTANVFEDGDGNEFIEQIKHLENIPLEIPNKEVLENGIKEIQKSLLIDSKTIKEIVIHLTSGRNILLAGPVGTGKTHLSKLIPKIFWQKEGKGFDVKVYTASNEWNVSDVIGGIVPRMQNGKPIVKIQRGCVTDTIKRNWDNKIFGNQSPFRGTWLIIDEFNRADIDKSFGQLFTSLESKVLRVLDDKNPTLIEMQIPLDYRIIGTLNTSDKHYLFKLSDALKRRFAYIEVKTPLRKDAEHEIYFALSRALDELPSDVSSLIQLNSNEEKVSNEQSNNQLYLAIRSAYEILSFVRIIKDMGTAILKSIYQSMLIGTQISGYDNSILDISLCGIIIPQLEKIEATNIEVLLQFCFDDVHSFFHRKYDGTDDEDRQKYVEEFEFYLKYLQISEIEKLKQGFSRKNLSKENWDRILDKWRIQKSKNQIPKDLPLFRDALKELKKTFEFL
- a CDS encoding TIR domain-containing protein; translation: MSEKKEKSNPKMGKRSKEHLFPRDTLKRSLNVSHAIWEQNGGNPFNILDLAPQVGYSPNSSGFRVLLASSFRYGLTEGSHITKIISLTNLGKSIVAPLEQTDVGSMLRQALLHNDLFAKVYKHFDGKPIPKKEVLRNTLVHDPSMGGFGIPREDVESFIDIFIQNIIDYNLEQDIRGTNYLRLDKLSTSNNIESEDKDMQDVEFEEEDEENKEQKPIIKEQKLSETETPKVFISHSKNKKILEQIKQMLQFGKFEYEIAIETETTAIPIPEKIFGLMRECTCAVINVSADESERKEDGSYGVNPNVLIEIGAAFLRYDKRVILLVDKKVKLPSNLQGLYQTYYEGNELSWDTAMKLQESLSKFRDNKTNAKIE
- a CDS encoding zinc ribbon domain-containing protein, with amino-acid sequence MEVFDGKKAAQDYMSKHTLAFSTPELTLMRFAFWLGDSVPDPKNEGKGIPRMMTYLTEQDFQPVLIDDDKYEPSGAVRSSASVGNAYKEVKTDGKFCSECGTSLSATAKFCPECGTTQ
- a CDS encoding zinc ribbon domain-containing protein, encoding MSFGEVDTLNMLFDKLQSLFDESQGYYESFLDTNNMYKKGQLSDKEFFQKLGDYTVAYSALEFLAIKVIFEMKKSMGSGSGTTQSPGLMPGMGNPGMMAGGMGVPPRAGTAQNPVGGGPPGIVSAKEAFGDVGTLPSPDPSLMPRRTTPHSENGCSSCGADLRPNAKFCTKCGTKA
- the trxA gene encoding thioredoxin, with translation MGITQISDAKSWEVDVINSDIPVFVDFWAEWCGPCRMVGPVVEELANDYDGKVKFVKVNVDEANELASKYNVFSIPTLILLNKGEIVSQQVGAASKESYKNMIDRALA